From one Lycium barbarum isolate Lr01 chromosome 6, ASM1917538v2, whole genome shotgun sequence genomic stretch:
- the LOC132600224 gene encoding uncharacterized protein LOC132600224 gives MASYAHNVVGLGIFLVMLVAIVEATPPGIAYHPSHSHCSDDEIKQCKNLPHVCPKFCPNGCITECRSCKPICIDGPPPPPYSPPPSKSPPPPSSPPPSTSPPPPSSPLPSTSPKKSKCKNKKYPSCYNQEHTCPSSCPSTCQVDCVSCKPVCSCDKPGAVCQDPRFIGADGITFYFHGKKDKDFCLVSDSDFHINAHFIGKRNENMKRDFTWVQAIGILYGTHKISVGAQKTATWDDAIDRLFLNFDGETIALPDYEGARWQSETGPIASITRTSATNEVIMEVENIFKITAKVVPITEKESRVHNYGITQDDCFAHLELGFKFFSLSDEVSGVLGQTYRRNYVSRAKMGVLMPVMGGDKEFSASALFDADCSVTKFQTAKSENEGSLNLELPSLRCKSGISGRGVVCKR, from the exons ATGGCGTCATATGCCCACAATGTTGTGGGACTTGGGATTTTCTTGGTAATGCTTGTGGCAATAGTAGAGGCCACTCCTCCTGGAATAGCCTACCATCCAAGCCATTCTCATTGCTCTGATGATGAGATCAAACAATGCAAAAATCTTCCACATGTTTGTCCCAAATTCTGTCCCAATGGTTGCATAACTGAGTGTCGTTCTTGTAAGCCTATTTGCATTGATGGCCCACCTCCACCTCCATATTCCCCTCCTCCATCAAAATCACCTCCCCCTCCTTCTTCCCCTCCTCCATCAACATCACCTCCCCCTCCCTCTTCCCCTCTTCCATCAACATCTCCAAAGAAGAGCAAGTGCAAGAACAAGAAGTACCCGAGTTGTTATAATCAAGAACATACGTGCCCTAGTTCTTGTCCTAGTACTTGTCAAGTTGATTGTGTCTCTTGCAAACCTGTTTGCA GTTGTGACAAGCCGGGAGCAGTTTGCCAAGATCCACGTTTCATTGGTGCAGATGGAATTACCTTCTACTTCCACGGCAAGAAGGATAAAGATTTTTGCCTAGTCTCAGACTCCGACTTCCACATCAATGCCCACTTTATAGGAAAACGAAATGAGAACATGAAAAGAGATTTCACCTGGGTTCAAGCCATCGGTATCCTTTATGGTACTCACAAGATCTCTGTTGGAGCACAAAAAACAGCAACATGGGATGATGCCATCGACCGCCTTTTCCTCAACTTTGATGGTGAAACTATTGCGCTCCCCGACTACGAAGGCGCAAG GTGGCAGTCTGAAACTGGACCAATAGCCTCCATCACTCGAACCAGCGCCACCAATGAAGTTATTATGGAAGTTGAAAATATTTTCAAGATTACAGCAAAGGTGGTGCCTATTACAGAGAAAGAATCCAGAGTTCATAACTATGGCATAACACAAGACGATTGTTTTGCACATCTTGAACTTGGGTTCAAATTTTTCTCACTCAGTGATGAAGTAAGTGGTGTTTTGGGCCAAACTTATAGAAGGAACTATGTGAGTAGAGCGAAGATGGGTGTTTTGATGCCTGTAATGGGAGGTGACAAAGAATTTTCAGCTTCAGCACTCTTTGATGCCGATTGTTCAGTCACTAAGTTTCAAACAGCAAAATCAGAGAATGAGGGTTCATTGAATTTGGAGTTGCCTAGCTTGAGATGCAAAAGTGGGATTTCTGGGCGTGGAGTTGTCTGCAAACGTTAA
- the LOC132600225 gene encoding uncharacterized protein LOC132600225, translated as MARSYAHNVVGVGIFMVMLVAIVEATPPGIANNPSHSHCSDDDIKQCKNLPHVCPKFCPNGCITECRSCKPICIDGPPPPPYSPPPSASPPPPSPPSTSPKKYKCKNKKYPSCYNQEHTCPSSCPTTCQVDCVSCKPVCNCDKPGAVCQDPRFIGADGITFYFHGKKDKDFCLVSDSNLHINAHFIGKRNENMRRDFTWVQAIGILYGTHNISIGAQKTATWDDAIDRLSLNFDGETIVLPNNQGESWMSESGPTTYITRTGKTNEIVIEVESIFKIIAKVVPITEKESRVHNYDITQDDCFAHLELGFKFLSLSDEVSGVLGQTYRRNYVSRVKMGALMPIMGGDKEFLASGLFNADCSVAKFQAENENVGSLNNLELPSLKCNSGIHGRGVVCKR; from the exons ATGGCTCGATCATATGCCCACAATGTTGTGGGTGTTGGGATTTTCATGGTAATGCTTGTGGCTATAGTAGAGGCCACTCCTCCTGGAATAGCCAACAACCCAAGTCATTCTCATTGCTCTGATGATGATATCAAACAGTGTAAAAATCTTCCACATGTTTGTCCCAAGTTCTGTCCTAACGGCTGCATAACTGAGTGTCGTTCTTGTAAGCCTATTTGCATTGATGGCCCACCTCCACCTCCCTATTCCCCTCCTCCATCAGCATCACCTCCACCTCCATCTCCTCCATCAACATCTCCCAAGAAGTATAAGTGCAAGAACAAGAAATACCCAAGTTGTTATAATCAAGAACATACTTGCCCTAGTTCTTGCCCTACTACTTGTCAAGTTGATTGTGTCTCTTGCAAACCTGTCTGCA ATTGTGACAAGCCTGGAGCAGTTTGCCAAGATCCACGTTTCATTGGTGCAGATGGAATCACTTTTTACTTCCACGGCAAGAAGGACAAAGATTTTTGCTTGGTCTCAGATTCTAATCTCCACATCAATGCCCACTTCATAGGGAAACGAAATGAGAATATGAGGAGAGACTTCACTTGGGTTCAAGCCATCGGTATTCTATATGGTACACACAATATTTCTATTGGAGCACAGAAGACAGCAACATGGGATGATGCTATCGACCGCCTCTCCCTCAACTTCGATGGTGAAACTATTGTTCTCCCCAACAACCAAGGCGAAAG CTGGATGTCTGAATCTGGACCAACAACATACATCACTCGAACCGGCAAGACCAATGAAATTGTAATCGAAGTTGAAAGTATTTTCAAGATTATAGCAAAGGTGGTGCCTATTACAGAGAAAGAATCTAGAGTTCATAACTATGACATAACACAAGACGATTGTTTTGCTCATCTTGAACTTGGATTCAAGTTCTTGTCACTAAGTGATGAAGTGAGTGGTGTTTTGGGTCAAACTTATAGAAGGAACTATGTGAGCAGAGTGAAGATGGGTGCTTTGATGCCTATAATGGGAGGTGACAAGGAATTTTTAGCTTCAGGACTCTTTAATGCTGATTGCTCTGTTGCTAAGTTTCAAGCAGAAAATGAGAATGTGGGTTCGTTGAACAATTTGGAGCTGCCAAGCTTGAAATGCAACAGTGGAATTCATGGACGTGGAGTTGTCTGCAAGCGTTAG